The window CTCAGCACACAGGGTCATCTTTCATTCACTCCACTATTGTCACCTCTCACGTGTTCCCAGACAGGTGACCTTCACCCCGAGTCATGGCTCATCTTAATAACGCTGGCATGTGGCTCGCAACCAAAACCAGATGTTGGAAGCTGCTAAAGTGGGCGGCCCAAATAAAGACACTGTAGGCTGGTCAACAAGATGGAGCACACGTCCGTCAACGGCTCGTGAAGCATTGCTCATCCTACATAACTGAACTAGGAGGACCTGACAAGGACAAGTGATGTAAATCCTTATTTTATTGGATGAATGTAAAAGCTTAACACTTAGTTTTGAGAAGTTGCAAAGCTGAGCAGCCAGTGGAGTTTGAGGTGGAACTATGTAGAGGTTGACAGGGCTTGCAGGCTGCTCTTGACGGCGACTAGGTTGGCCTTCCAGGCGGTGAGGCTCTcgtgcagctgctgccactgctgcttgccAAAGGTACGATGTGTGCTGTGGCTGAGCGGACAGGGAAATACACAACTGTCAACTTGATAAAAGAAAACTCAGGCACAGTTGAGATTATCTCAACTGTCACACGGACGAGTGATGAAGACCTGTACCTCACGACTACTTTTCTCTGTGTCTGGTCGATTTTGCAGTACACCATCTTGGTACGAACGGCtgcagaagggggagagaggggagggaaagggggagagaggggagggaaagcgTGAGAAATCCCACCAGCTTCAAAAGTACCCCGGAGCCTGAAAGGTGAAGGTATAAAGGGTGTAGCTTTTTACCGTCAATGACAAACGCCTCCACTTCGTCTGCCCctatctgcagctcctgctgcatgGTGTCGAAGGAGATCTCCTTGAATTCCACCGCCATGCCCATGAACGTCAGCAGACGCATCTTGGCGATGTTTTGCTCGTGAGACAGGCCTGAAGAGCAACGCGCAGGGATCATTAAGCACACAAGCGTCACACTTCATTACCACTGACTCGGGGAGTTTCCCTGTTGTAATTGTTAAGAAGCACGGCGTCAGGGATTCTACTCATTAACACAAAGACCACTCCACACTGTTTTCAGAGTCCATCCTACACACACTTGTAATTATAGTTAAGCCTTTAGTAGTGAGAAAAAGACACACTGCTGATGCACACACATTCCTGGACTGTGTCAACAGAGGACAGTTCTGGAGCTCAGTTTGTACTACTGCCACTAACTTGGAGGTGGTAAAGTTTATCATTAGCATTTGGTCTCaagataaacatttaaaatgccacatatatatatatatatatatatatatatatatatatatatatatatatatatatatatatatatatatatatatatatatatatatatatatatgctgtattGTAATTGGTGGAATATAGTAACAGTACTCACCAAGAGAATCAATGAAGTCTTTGTTATTCTGGTAAAACTTTATGTACGATGCAAGTTTTGCACTCACAAAGATGGTTAAGAGCtgaaaaaagaggcagaaatgcaTCATCATACATACGTTCACCTGTATATTATACATATAGCCAGTCACCTGTATCCATGGTACAGGTGACTGCAATGCAAGCACATTTCATTCAGTGAAGCTAAATCACATCTTAATGAATAAAAGACATGTTAAATCTTTCAAACACGGAACTAAGTGCAGTGTACAGCCCATAACTGCCAAATATGATGCCCCCCCACGTCGGACAGGCACCTGCATGGACGATGCAAATTACAACTCAAGATAAAACTATTCAAGATTccagatgtactttattcatccccgtaagGAAATttaattgtagtagcagcctaacgtggattaatataactgtagactaggttttgtatttacaaagtatagaaacagaataaatacaaataagattagaaccttataagcatatatacagacatatagaataaaatagaaataaaattacaacataaacattacacaattattatTCTCACGACATTTAATACATAGGAGCTCAATCCTTCTGATTCAGGggttttgttgttcttttaagCTTGTTCTTGCTATTTTATTGGTTTAATTCCTTTTGAGTGGGGATGTAACTGTACTGGTTTGGAATTGAACTAAACACAATCTCAAATTGTGACGCTGTAACTGCTGATCACTATTCTGCTCTTGCTTTAAATTGAGGTAAAAATGGAAATGCAGCTCGTAAGCTTTCACCTGTGTGTAGTAATCACAATCACATTTAACTTTtaagttaaatattttaaaacaggaTAGCCCTGAGACAACCAGCTGGAATAGTAATCGAACCACGTGTGTCTGGGCTGCCTGGAGCTGAATTACAACTCCTTATTTCAGTGATTCCAAAGAAGTCCAATCTGGGAATTCCCACCTACTGAGATTAAATCAAGACATACTTTCTATTATAAAGTGAATAAAAGGCAGGCAGAGATTCCCATGAACTTCAGTACTCACATCATGGATGAGTTCTCCCTCCAGAAAACGGACCGGTTTCAGTGTCAACAGGTGGTCCATCAGGAAGGTGTTGGGGTCTTTCAGAGCACGGACGATACACCTGAAGATGAGGCAGACGTGTGGATATTTGTCACGAGGATCAAGTCAGGAAGGGAGGACAAAGGCAGGATGTTTGCACCTGTGAGCATCAACGCGTGCCTGTGAAGCGTTGTCTTCGGTGTAactccccagcagctccaccatcaCCTTCGCTGCAGGGTCACTGTCAAAGATGACGCCGTTGAAACGTTCACGTGGATCCTCCATCAGTCAAAATACTCACATAACAAAACTCTTCTTAAACATCTCTCCCAAAAAGGCAGGTTACCTTTTCTTGCAGTCCACCAGTGCTTCATATACCAGCCtcagaagtgtgtgtttcttctctgtgtttAGGTTCCAGTCAATAATCCACTTACGCACCTAGTGAGCAATATAAACGCAGGTCATCATTTTTTTCCATGTGCCAACACACGCTTCCGTAGGCCGTGTTGCTGTACCTGATCGAGATCAGTGGGAATGAAGGAGATGGCGTTACAAGTAGCTGCCACCTTAATGAGACCGCAGTATACAGTATACCTCACAGGAGTGTTCTCATCCATGCCATGGAAGAGATTACTCAGCCTATAAAGCCAAAGTGAAGCAAAAGTACAAGCTTAATACTTGATTCTAAAGGAAGCATTGATGTTGCAGCGGTGCACTGCTGTGAATCCATTCACAGGTACAACTGTTGAAGACTCACAGCTGCATCCGGAGAGAAggcctctctccttctctgaaCTTCACCAGCTTCTCACAAAGACTTTCGATGAGAGcctcctgcttctctgtctCCAGGATCAACAGCAGG is drawn from Takifugu flavidus isolate HTHZ2018 chromosome 2, ASM371156v2, whole genome shotgun sequence and contains these coding sequences:
- the eif3m gene encoding eukaryotic translation initiation factor 3 subunit M; the encoded protein is MSVPAFIDITEEDQASELRAYIKAKGAEISEENAEGGLHVDLAQIIEACDVCLKDDDKDVESVMNSIVSLLLILETEKQEALIESLCEKLVKFREGERPSLRMQLLSNLFHGMDENTPVRYTVYCGLIKVAATCNAISFIPTDLDQVRKWIIDWNLNTEKKHTLLRLVYEALVDCKKSDPAAKVMVELLGSYTEDNASQARVDAHRCIVRALKDPNTFLMDHLLTLKPVRFLEGELIHDLLTIFVSAKLASYIKFYQNNKDFIDSLGLSHEQNIAKMRLLTFMGMAVEFKEISFDTMQQELQIGADEVEAFVIDAVRTKMVYCKIDQTQRKVVVSHSTHRTFGKQQWQQLHESLTAWKANLVAVKSSLQALSTST